A window from Corynebacterium urogenitale encodes these proteins:
- a CDS encoding uroporphyrinogen decarboxylase/cobalamine-independent methonine synthase family protein, whose translation MTRYGWWENTVTTHSDLRAATLSTLRRTVDVDEDAGVAPAVSLMRVSGGVGRNLAAVTASLADVHVRTTPRGWELTAHPSLESRRTSGYLREVWDLAEELLPGCAERVLVHVLGPWSMGAQLEYRGHSVIADRPAFKDMALTMGEALREYAERLGTALGAEVSIAVHEPEVCSVIDGLPGATRFDGLDPVDPEIITGVWRRFVGQVGVPCVLTCDGAVPDALIGVNSGADAIGDLCATGFCRIEFPFAQLGASTTVTDAIGSLVGGAMGTGVGIGVSVPDSVLNSRSATAIERAAEKTSKNILCQWSQWTLPPEMLSTCVDVTVPEGIRTPEEAICAAAIARCAAHMLRNY comes from the coding sequence ATGACGCGCTACGGCTGGTGGGAGAATACTGTTACCACCCACTCCGACCTGCGCGCAGCCACTCTCAGCACACTCAGACGCACGGTAGATGTGGATGAGGATGCCGGCGTCGCCCCGGCGGTGAGTTTGATGCGGGTGTCTGGTGGCGTCGGAAGAAATCTCGCGGCGGTGACCGCATCGCTGGCAGACGTCCACGTCCGCACCACACCGCGCGGCTGGGAGCTGACTGCGCACCCGAGTTTGGAGTCGCGCCGTACGTCGGGCTACCTGCGTGAGGTGTGGGACTTGGCTGAGGAGCTGCTGCCAGGGTGCGCAGAGCGCGTGCTGGTGCACGTGTTGGGGCCGTGGAGTATGGGGGCGCAGTTGGAGTACCGCGGGCATAGCGTGATTGCGGATCGCCCAGCCTTCAAAGATATGGCGCTGACCATGGGGGAGGCTCTGCGGGAATATGCTGAGCGTCTTGGCACAGCTTTGGGAGCTGAGGTGAGCATCGCGGTTCATGAGCCCGAGGTTTGTTCGGTGATCGATGGGCTTCCGGGAGCAACACGGTTTGACGGATTGGATCCTGTGGACCCTGAGATCATCACGGGGGTGTGGCGCCGATTCGTAGGGCAAGTTGGGGTTCCGTGCGTGTTGACCTGTGATGGTGCGGTACCCGATGCGCTCATCGGTGTGAATTCTGGGGCCGACGCCATCGGGGACCTGTGCGCGACTGGTTTCTGCAGAATTGAGTTTCCCTTCGCCCAGTTAGGTGCCTCGACCACGGTCACCGATGCGATTGGTTCCTTGGTGGGTGGGGCGATGGGTACCGGTGTCGGTATTGGTGTGAGTGTGCCCGATTCTGTCTTAAATTCGCGCTCCGCAACCGCAATTGAGAGGGCTGCGGAAAAAACTTCTAAAAATATTTTGTGTCAATGGTCACAGTGGACGCTTCCCCCGGAAATGCTTTCTACCTGCGTAGATGTCACTGTCCCCGAGGGAATCCGTACTCCAGAAGAGGCAATTTGCGCCGCAGCCATCGCACGTTGTGCTGCGCACATGTTGCGTAATTACTAG
- the mnmA gene encoding tRNA 2-thiouridine(34) synthase MnmA, with protein sequence MRVVAAMSGGVDSAVAASRALEAGHEVIGVHLALSRSPEAVRAGSRGCCSLEDSADARRVADKLGIPFYVWDFSDRFAEDVIDDFVDSYSIGETPNPCLRCNEKIKFEALLDRSIALGFDAVVTGHYARLHDGVMRRGIDSNKDQSYVLGVLTDEQLAHCMFPVGDTIKPEIREEAKSHGFGVASKPDSHDICFIPDGRTQAFLGKKIGLRPGIMKDQDGRTVAEHDGVYGFTIGQRKGLGVPREALDGSPRYVTDIDAATGTVTIGRREDLRTGAIIADRLKRLNPDIHGREFRCDVQVRAHGGVVPALARLVDDPDPVTPAGREKKPGEAPWRMELQLLEPLEGVARGQAAVVYQPDEEGDILLGSGTIRATEPWSARED encoded by the coding sequence ATGCGTGTTGTAGCAGCGATGAGTGGTGGAGTGGATTCCGCAGTGGCAGCGTCCCGTGCTTTGGAGGCGGGGCATGAGGTGATCGGCGTGCACCTCGCGCTGTCACGCTCACCGGAAGCCGTGCGCGCAGGATCGCGTGGCTGCTGCAGCCTGGAAGACTCCGCCGACGCTCGTCGCGTGGCTGACAAGCTGGGCATTCCTTTTTACGTCTGGGATTTCTCCGATCGCTTTGCCGAGGATGTGATCGACGACTTCGTGGACTCCTATTCCATTGGAGAAACCCCGAACCCCTGCCTGCGCTGCAATGAAAAGATTAAGTTCGAGGCCTTGCTCGACCGCTCCATTGCCCTGGGCTTCGACGCCGTCGTCACCGGACACTACGCTCGGCTGCACGATGGGGTGATGAGGCGCGGTATTGATTCCAACAAGGATCAGTCCTACGTGTTGGGAGTACTCACCGATGAGCAGCTCGCGCACTGCATGTTCCCAGTGGGGGACACCATCAAGCCGGAGATCCGTGAAGAAGCTAAGTCCCACGGATTTGGAGTGGCCTCTAAACCGGATTCGCACGACATCTGCTTCATTCCCGATGGTCGCACCCAGGCGTTTCTGGGCAAGAAGATCGGTCTGCGTCCCGGCATCATGAAGGATCAAGACGGTCGCACTGTGGCGGAACACGATGGTGTCTATGGCTTCACTATTGGTCAGCGCAAGGGGCTTGGTGTGCCGCGTGAGGCCCTGGATGGCAGCCCGCGTTACGTCACCGATATCGATGCCGCTACAGGAACCGTCACCATCGGCCGGCGTGAGGACCTCCGCACGGGTGCCATCATCGCTGACCGCCTCAAGCGCCTCAATCCTGACATCCACGGGCGAGAGTTCCGCTGCGACGTGCAGGTGCGTGCCCATGGCGGTGTGGTTCCAGCCCTCGCGCGGCTCGTGGATGACCCCGATCCCGTCACTCCCGCCGGACGCGAGAAGAAGCCGGGGGAGGCCCCGTGGCGGATGGAACTTCAGTTGCTGGAGCCACTCGAAGGCGTGGCCCGTGGACAGGCCGCGGTCGTTTACCAGCCGGACGAGGAAGGCGATATTCTGCTTGGCTCCGGGACCATTCGTGCCACCGAGCCCTGGTCCGCCCGGGAGGACTAA